One Deltaproteobacteria bacterium PRO3 DNA window includes the following coding sequences:
- the thpR gene encoding RNA 2',3'-cyclic phosphodiesterase: MRLFVALDFPLSLRKALAPLFREKIPGAKWTSPEQLHLTLRFLGECPDETFEALRSGLREIAAPSFPLALQGVGTFPNPQRPRVLWAGLEAGPELYALQNQVEALAQALGLPPETKAFSPHLTLARLKFPAPAETARFLMKFHGLRSPAFQVEEFHLYSSRLSPKAAEHRKEASFPLRQGSSS; this comes from the coding sequence ATGCGCCTCTTCGTCGCCCTGGACTTCCCCCTAAGCCTGCGCAAGGCCCTGGCCCCGCTCTTCCGGGAAAAGATCCCCGGCGCCAAGTGGACCTCCCCCGAGCAACTGCACCTCACCCTGCGCTTTTTGGGGGAATGCCCGGACGAGACCTTCGAGGCCCTGCGCTCCGGCCTCCGGGAGATCGCCGCCCCGTCCTTCCCCCTGGCCCTGCAAGGCGTCGGCACCTTCCCCAATCCGCAAAGACCCCGCGTGCTCTGGGCGGGCCTCGAGGCCGGTCCCGAGCTCTACGCCTTGCAAAATCAGGTCGAGGCACTCGCGCAGGCCCTCGGCCTTCCGCCCGAGACCAAGGCCTTCTCGCCCCATCTCACCTTGGCGCGCTTGAAATTCCCCGCGCCGGCCGAGACCGCCCGCTTCTTGATGAAGTTCCACGGACTGCGCAGCCCGGCCTTCCAGGTCGAGGAGTTTCACTTGTACTCGAGCCGGCTTTCCCCTAAAGCTGCGGAGCACCGCAAGGAGGCCAGCTTCCCCTTGCGCCAGGGGTCGTCGTCATGA
- a CDS encoding DUF1622 domain-containing protein, with translation MEDLIPSFAQWIQWIGLAIDGLGVAIIVVGALFSLAAFLRSGRAKGLDDAYKRLRENLGRTILLGLEFLVAGDIIRTVAVSPTYKSVGLLSIIILIRLFLSMQLEVEINGSFPWSRNRRENP, from the coding sequence ATGGAAGACCTCATCCCCAGTTTCGCGCAATGGATCCAATGGATCGGCTTGGCTATCGACGGTCTAGGCGTCGCCATCATCGTGGTGGGCGCCCTGTTTTCCTTGGCGGCCTTCCTCCGTTCGGGGCGGGCCAAGGGCCTGGACGATGCCTACAAACGCCTGCGGGAAAACCTCGGGCGCACCATCCTGTTAGGTCTGGAATTTCTCGTCGCCGGCGACATCATCCGCACCGTCGCCGTCTCCCCCACCTACAAATCCGTGGGGCTGCTCAGCATCATCATCTTGATCCGCTTGTTCCTCAGCATGCAGCTCGAGGTCGAGATCAACGGCAGCTTCCCCTGGAGCCGTAACCGCCGCGAAAACCCCTAA
- the trpE gene encoding anthranilate synthase component I, which translates to MSSLSFKEFKRLAEGGNLVPLTATLNADTETPVSAFLKMTEGPYRFLLESMEGGEKWGRYSFLGSEPHLVLRSQDDRIEILRGKRVDRLQGNPLEAIRETLKGFSPVHVEGLPRFAGGFVGYLGYDMVRFMERLPDRKKRGLPLYDSQLMLQDSLIAFDNVQHELKVVVMAHLGGKNTVKKAYEQAERRLRAISARLKRALPKEKPSRVAPGKPKSNTPEAAFHAMVERAKEYIRAGDIFQVVLSQRWEAACKVPPFRVYRELRKLNPSPYLFHLEMDGQGLTGSSPEVMVRLEGSKVTVRPIAGTRRRGRDAADEIRMEKEMLADPKEVAEHIMLVDLGRNDVGRVAKRGSVKVTELMAVEKYSHVMHLVSNVEGELDPRFDAIDVLRATFPAGTLSGAPKIRAMEIIEELEVGRRGPYGGAVGYFDFQGNMDTAITIRSMAFARGKVWFQSGGGIVLDSRPELEYLESNNKAKAVMEALKKCRSA; encoded by the coding sequence ATGTCCTCGCTTTCCTTCAAAGAATTCAAGCGCCTGGCCGAGGGGGGCAACCTGGTCCCGCTGACGGCCACCCTCAACGCGGACACCGAGACGCCGGTCTCCGCCTTCCTCAAGATGACCGAGGGGCCCTATCGATTTCTCCTCGAGTCGATGGAGGGCGGGGAGAAGTGGGGGCGCTATTCCTTCCTGGGCTCCGAGCCGCACCTGGTGCTGCGCTCGCAGGACGACAGGATCGAGATCCTGCGCGGCAAGCGCGTCGACCGGCTGCAGGGCAATCCCCTCGAGGCGATCCGCGAGACCCTGAAGGGCTTTTCGCCGGTCCACGTCGAGGGCCTGCCGCGCTTCGCCGGCGGCTTCGTCGGTTACCTGGGCTACGACATGGTGCGGTTTATGGAGCGGCTGCCCGACCGGAAGAAGCGGGGCCTGCCGCTCTACGACAGCCAGCTGATGCTGCAAGATTCGCTGATCGCCTTCGACAACGTCCAGCACGAGCTGAAGGTGGTGGTGATGGCCCACCTGGGCGGGAAGAATACCGTGAAAAAGGCCTACGAGCAGGCCGAGCGGCGCCTGCGGGCGATCTCCGCGCGCCTGAAACGCGCCCTGCCGAAGGAGAAGCCTTCGCGCGTCGCGCCGGGCAAGCCGAAGAGCAACACCCCCGAGGCGGCCTTCCACGCGATGGTCGAGCGGGCCAAGGAGTACATCCGGGCGGGCGATATCTTCCAGGTCGTCCTCTCCCAGCGTTGGGAGGCGGCCTGCAAGGTGCCGCCCTTCCGCGTCTACCGCGAGCTGCGCAAGCTCAATCCCTCGCCTTATCTCTTCCACCTCGAGATGGACGGGCAGGGGCTGACCGGTTCCTCGCCCGAGGTGATGGTGCGGCTGGAGGGCTCGAAGGTCACGGTGCGGCCCATCGCCGGGACGCGGCGCCGCGGCCGCGATGCCGCCGACGAAATTCGGATGGAGAAAGAGATGCTCGCCGATCCCAAGGAGGTCGCCGAGCACATCATGCTGGTCGACCTGGGCCGCAACGACGTGGGGCGCGTGGCGAAGCGGGGCAGCGTCAAGGTCACCGAGCTGATGGCGGTGGAGAAATACTCCCACGTCATGCACCTGGTCTCCAACGTCGAGGGCGAGCTGGACCCGCGCTTCGACGCGATCGACGTGCTGCGAGCGACCTTCCCGGCCGGCACGCTCTCGGGGGCGCCGAAGATCCGCGCCATGGAAATCATCGAGGAGCTCGAGGTCGGGCGACGCGGGCCTTACGGCGGCGCGGTCGGGTATTTCGACTTCCAGGGCAACATGGACACCGCGATCACCATACGCAGCATGGCCTTCGCGCGGGGCAAGGTGTGGTTCCAGTCGGGGGGAGGCATTGTCCTCGACTCCCGTCCTGAGCTAGAGTACCTCGAGTCGAACAACAAGGCGAAGGCCGTGATGGAGGCCCTAAAGAAGTGTCGAAGTGCTTAA
- the pabA gene encoding aminodeoxychorismate/anthranilate synthase component II, whose product MLLMIDNYDSFTYNLVQYLGELGAELLVKRNDELNVAQIRELKPEAIVISPGPCTPNEAGISLEVIDKLKGEFPILGVCLGHQAIGQAFGGKVIRASNVMHGKTSEIHHDGKTLFAGLPNPFVATRYHSLIVERESLPDSLEISAWTDAGEIMGLRHKKYLVEGVQFHPESILTKSGKQLLNNFLTRVKTARAA is encoded by the coding sequence ATGCTCCTGATGATCGACAACTACGATTCCTTCACCTACAACCTCGTCCAGTACCTGGGCGAGCTGGGGGCCGAACTCTTGGTCAAGCGCAACGACGAGCTAAACGTCGCGCAGATCCGCGAGCTGAAGCCCGAGGCGATCGTGATCTCGCCGGGGCCCTGTACGCCCAACGAGGCGGGGATCTCCCTGGAGGTGATCGACAAGCTGAAGGGGGAATTTCCCATTTTGGGCGTCTGCCTCGGCCACCAGGCCATCGGGCAGGCCTTTGGCGGCAAGGTGATCCGCGCGAGCAACGTCATGCACGGAAAGACCAGCGAGATCCATCACGACGGCAAGACGCTCTTCGCGGGACTGCCCAACCCCTTCGTCGCCACGCGCTATCATTCTCTCATCGTCGAGCGCGAATCGCTCCCCGATTCGCTGGAGATCTCGGCTTGGACCGACGCGGGCGAGATCATGGGGCTCCGACACAAGAAATACCTGGTCGAGGGGGTGCAGTTTCATCCCGAGTCCATCTTGACCAAGTCCGGCAAGCAGCTCCTGAACAATTTTCTGACACGGGTGAAGACGGCGCGGGCGGCATGA
- the trpD gene encoding anthranilate phosphoribosyltransferase has translation MKELLKKIIAEEPLAPEEIRGGFEAILSPETRDSEIALFLTSLSTRGLDADVLTEAARVLREKMTPVRLKVAGAVDTCGTGGDRSGSFNFSTAAGLLVAACGVPVAKHGNRAITSKSGSADLLEALGIPIDLGPEAVAEAIETRHFGFMLAPRYHPATQRVQQIRRQLDMVTVFNFLGPLLNPAQVRHQVVGVFAPGMRPILGEALRRLGTERAWVVSSESGLDELSPSGPTHVTEVTPQGLEEKVVTPADAGLRASDPKFVLGKDAAHNAKLLRGIFDKTFFGPIRDGVVLNAAAALVVAGQAKDLKEAAVQAKDAIESGAAAEKLENLVRKP, from the coding sequence ATGAAAGAACTGCTGAAAAAGATCATCGCCGAAGAACCCTTGGCCCCGGAAGAGATCCGCGGCGGCTTCGAGGCGATCTTGAGCCCCGAGACCCGCGACTCCGAGATCGCCTTGTTCCTGACCTCGCTCTCGACGCGCGGCCTGGACGCCGACGTCCTGACCGAGGCGGCGCGGGTGCTGCGCGAAAAGATGACTCCGGTGCGCCTCAAGGTCGCGGGCGCCGTGGACACCTGCGGGACGGGCGGCGACCGCAGCGGCTCCTTCAATTTCTCGACGGCGGCGGGGCTCCTGGTCGCTGCCTGCGGGGTGCCGGTGGCGAAGCACGGCAACCGGGCGATCACCTCGAAGTCTGGCAGCGCGGATCTGCTGGAGGCGCTGGGTATTCCCATCGATCTGGGGCCGGAGGCCGTCGCCGAGGCGATCGAAACAAGGCATTTCGGCTTCATGTTGGCCCCGCGCTACCACCCCGCGACCCAGCGGGTGCAGCAGATCCGTCGGCAGCTCGACATGGTGACGGTGTTTAACTTCCTCGGCCCCTTGCTCAACCCGGCCCAGGTCCGGCACCAAGTGGTTGGGGTCTTCGCGCCGGGGATGCGGCCCATCCTGGGCGAGGCCCTGCGCCGGCTCGGCACCGAGCGGGCCTGGGTGGTGAGCAGCGAGTCGGGCCTGGACGAGCTGAGCCCCAGCGGGCCGACCCACGTGACCGAGGTGACGCCGCAGGGCTTGGAAGAGAAGGTCGTGACGCCCGCCGACGCCGGGCTGCGGGCCAGCGACCCCAAGTTTGTATTGGGCAAGGACGCCGCGCATAACGCCAAGCTGCTCCGGGGCATCTTCGACAAGACCTTCTTCGGCCCGATCCGCGACGGCGTCGTCCTCAACGCGGCCGCCGCGCTGGTCGTGGCAGGCCAGGCGAAGGATTTGAAGGAAGCCGCGGTGCAGGCCAAGGACGCCATCGAGAGCGGGGCTGCGGCGGAAAAGCTGGAGAATTTGGTGCGGAAGCCATGA
- the trpC gene encoding indole-3-glycerol phosphate synthase TrpC, giving the protein MILEKIYKYKLEELEHYKRQLRPEDAKERAKDAAYRPLSLAKALREAPGAFAVIAEIKRQSPSKGVLRADFDPVGIARGYEEAGAAALSVLTDEHFFGGHLEHLRQVRQAVKLPLLRKDFLWDPYQIYVAREAGADAILLIAAMLGRWQMEDLQGLAEELGLSVLVEVHDAAEAERAAGIGAKIVGINNRDLKTFKVDVGLTEALLPKLPAAAVKVSESGLDSAEVLKRLKAAGADAFLIGEAFMKAPHPGEALKGFLK; this is encoded by the coding sequence ATGATCCTGGAGAAGATCTACAAATATAAGTTGGAGGAGTTGGAGCATTACAAGCGCCAGCTCCGGCCCGAGGACGCCAAGGAGCGGGCGAAGGACGCCGCTTATCGGCCCCTTTCGCTCGCCAAGGCCTTGCGTGAGGCGCCTGGGGCCTTTGCGGTGATCGCCGAGATCAAGCGGCAGTCGCCCAGCAAGGGCGTCCTGCGCGCCGACTTCGATCCCGTCGGCATCGCCCGCGGTTACGAAGAGGCCGGTGCGGCCGCGCTGTCCGTCTTGACCGACGAGCACTTCTTCGGAGGTCACCTCGAACACCTGCGCCAGGTGCGGCAGGCGGTCAAGTTGCCGCTGCTGCGGAAGGATTTCCTCTGGGATCCCTATCAAATTTACGTCGCGCGCGAGGCCGGGGCCGACGCCATCCTCTTGATCGCCGCGATGCTGGGCCGTTGGCAGATGGAAGACCTGCAGGGACTCGCGGAGGAGCTGGGCCTCTCCGTCTTGGTCGAGGTCCACGACGCCGCCGAGGCCGAGCGCGCCGCAGGCATCGGAGCCAAGATCGTCGGCATCAACAACCGGGATCTCAAGACCTTCAAGGTCGACGTCGGCCTGACCGAGGCGCTCTTGCCCAAGCTCCCCGCCGCCGCGGTGAAGGTCAGCGAGAGCGGCCTGGATTCCGCCGAGGTCCTGAAGCGTCTGAAGGCCGCGGGGGCCGACGCCTTCCTGATCGGCGAGGCCTTCATGAAGGCGCCTCATCCCGGCGAGGCCCTGAAAGGATTTCTGAAATGA
- a CDS encoding phosphoribosylanthranilate isomerase produces MTLVKICGLTDLNDTLDAVELGADYLGFNFYPDSPRFVDYEVAERIFEEIPTNIPKVGVFVNEDIGKVVDLAIELGLDMLQFHGDESPESLNGLGRPWYKAFRLKAPEDLAEIPKYHCDWILVDAYSEKAYGGTGLTAHWDLVHEAEKFGKKIVLAGGLNPDNVAVAIATVKPFMVDVASGVEASPGRKDRHKMEVFISKAKSALVRVK; encoded by the coding sequence ATGACCCTGGTCAAGATCTGCGGCCTCACCGACTTGAACGACACCCTCGACGCCGTCGAGCTGGGCGCGGACTACCTGGGCTTTAACTTCTACCCGGACTCGCCGCGCTTCGTGGACTACGAGGTCGCCGAGCGGATCTTCGAGGAGATCCCCACCAATATCCCGAAGGTCGGCGTCTTCGTGAACGAGGATATCGGCAAGGTCGTGGACCTGGCGATCGAACTCGGGCTTGACATGCTGCAGTTCCACGGCGATGAATCGCCCGAGTCGCTCAATGGCCTGGGGCGCCCTTGGTACAAGGCCTTCCGCCTCAAGGCCCCCGAAGATCTGGCGGAGATTCCGAAGTACCACTGCGACTGGATCCTGGTCGACGCCTATTCCGAGAAGGCCTACGGCGGCACGGGGCTGACGGCGCACTGGGACTTGGTCCACGAGGCGGAGAAGTTCGGCAAAAAGATCGTCCTGGCCGGCGGGCTCAATCCCGACAACGTCGCCGTCGCGATCGCCACGGTGAAGCCCTTCATGGTCGACGTGGCCAGCGGTGTGGAGGCCTCGCCGGGGCGGAAGGACCGGCACAAGATGGAAGTCTTTATCTCCAAGGCCAAATCGGCCCTGGTGCGGGTGAAATGA
- the trpB gene encoding tryptophan synthase subunit beta has translation MDFKKYKGPDRRGHFGSFGGKYVAETLMPALFELETAYNKIRRDREFKKEFDYYAKNYVGRPTPLYFAARLSEKLGLKVYLKREDLCHTGAHKVNNTLGQILLARRMGKKRIIAETGAGQHGVATATMCALFGLDCEVYMGKEDIVRQSLNVFRMKLLGAKVIPVTSGSATLKDALNEALRDWITNIRNTYYCIGTVAGPHPYPLLVRDFQKVIGEEARRQILKAEGRLPDEVVACVGGGSNAMGIFYPFIKDEKVDLVGVEAAGSGVRTGKHAATLVAGKVGVLHGQKSYLLQDEEGQVMETHSISAGLDYPGVGPEHAYLHEQGRARYVPVTDAEAMAGFDLLTRYEGILPALESSHAVAYLSKAKKGRLLVVNLSGRGDKDMGTIARVKKVSL, from the coding sequence ATGGATTTTAAGAAATACAAGGGACCCGATCGGCGCGGGCACTTCGGATCCTTCGGCGGCAAATACGTCGCCGAGACCCTGATGCCCGCGCTCTTCGAGTTGGAGACCGCCTACAACAAGATCCGCCGCGACCGCGAGTTTAAGAAAGAATTCGACTACTACGCGAAGAACTACGTCGGGCGCCCAACGCCGCTGTATTTCGCCGCGCGGTTGAGCGAGAAGCTGGGGCTCAAGGTCTACCTCAAGCGGGAGGACCTCTGCCACACCGGCGCCCACAAGGTGAACAACACCCTCGGTCAGATCCTGCTCGCCCGCCGCATGGGCAAGAAGCGCATCATCGCCGAGACCGGCGCGGGCCAGCACGGCGTCGCGACGGCGACGATGTGCGCGCTCTTCGGCCTCGACTGCGAGGTCTACATGGGCAAGGAGGACATCGTGCGCCAGTCGCTGAATGTCTTCCGCATGAAGCTCTTGGGCGCCAAGGTCATCCCCGTCACCAGCGGCTCGGCCACCTTGAAGGACGCCCTCAACGAAGCCTTGCGCGACTGGATCACGAACATTCGCAACACTTACTATTGCATCGGCACCGTCGCCGGGCCGCACCCTTATCCCTTGCTGGTGCGCGACTTTCAAAAGGTCATCGGCGAGGAGGCGCGCCGGCAGATCCTCAAGGCCGAGGGGCGGCTCCCGGACGAGGTCGTGGCCTGCGTCGGCGGCGGCTCCAACGCGATGGGGATCTTTTATCCCTTTATCAAGGACGAAAAGGTCGACTTGGTCGGCGTCGAGGCCGCCGGCAGCGGGGTCCGGACCGGCAAACACGCCGCGACCCTAGTAGCCGGAAAGGTCGGCGTCCTACATGGACAAAAGTCCTATCTCTTGCAGGACGAAGAGGGGCAGGTGATGGAGACCCATTCGATCAGCGCCGGACTGGATTACCCCGGCGTCGGGCCCGAGCATGCGTATCTGCACGAGCAGGGAAGGGCGCGCTACGTCCCCGTCACCGATGCCGAGGCGATGGCCGGCTTCGACCTATTGACCCGCTACGAGGGCATCCTGCCGGCCCTCGAGAGCAGCCATGCCGTGGCTTACTTGAGCAAGGCCAAGAAGGGGCGGCTCTTGGTGGTCAACCTGAGCGGGCGGGGGGACAAGGACATGGGGACCATCGCCAGGGTCAAGAAGGTAAGCCTGTGA
- a CDS encoding tryptophan synthase subunit alpha, translating into MKNRIEKKFAELKKAGKKAMVAFVTAGDPNLKFTPQVVWGLEEAGVDIVELGVPFSDPMADGPVIQKSSERALKAGTKLPGIFKAVETIRKKSQVPILLMGYFNPILQYGISDYFRDAKGAGVDGTLLVDLPPEEGEETRQAASKAGVSLIYLLAPTSDRKRIDLVRKKGSGFIYYVSLTGVTGAAIHAQPEIKEQIAQVVKGSRLPVCVGFGIKTPEQARAVAKLADGVVVGSALVDCFANGKPQVGLEKAKRLAASIAKAVHSL; encoded by the coding sequence GTGAAGAACCGCATCGAGAAGAAATTCGCCGAGCTTAAAAAAGCCGGAAAGAAGGCCATGGTGGCCTTCGTCACCGCCGGCGACCCCAACCTCAAATTCACCCCGCAGGTGGTCTGGGGCCTGGAAGAGGCGGGGGTGGATATCGTCGAGTTGGGTGTTCCCTTCAGCGACCCCATGGCCGACGGCCCGGTCATTCAAAAGAGCAGCGAGCGGGCGCTGAAGGCGGGGACCAAGTTGCCGGGGATCTTCAAGGCCGTCGAGACCATCCGCAAGAAGAGCCAGGTCCCGATTTTGCTCATGGGATACTTTAACCCTATCCTACAATACGGCATTTCCGATTACTTTCGCGATGCCAAGGGGGCGGGAGTCGACGGGACGCTCTTGGTGGACCTGCCGCCGGAAGAGGGGGAGGAGACTCGGCAGGCGGCCAGCAAGGCCGGGGTTTCCTTGATCTACCTCCTGGCGCCCACCAGCGACCGCAAGCGCATCGACCTGGTGCGAAAGAAGGGCTCGGGCTTCATCTATTATGTCTCGCTGACCGGGGTGACCGGGGCGGCCATCCATGCCCAGCCTGAAATCAAGGAGCAGATCGCCCAAGTCGTGAAGGGCAGCCGCCTGCCGGTCTGTGTGGGCTTCGGGATCAAGACGCCCGAGCAGGCGCGGGCGGTGGCGAAGTTGGCAGACGGGGTGGTGGTGGGGTCGGCCCTGGTCGACTGCTTTGCCAATGGAAAACCTCAGGTAGGGCTTGAAAAGGCAAAAAGGTTGGCGGCGTCCATAGCTAAAGCTGTTCATTCGCTATAG